A portion of the Pseudopipra pipra isolate bDixPip1 chromosome 1, bDixPip1.hap1, whole genome shotgun sequence genome contains these proteins:
- the MPLKIP gene encoding M-phase-specific PLK1-interacting protein, with amino-acid sequence MYRPGFRAPTPPYAGGGFRSPPSGGGPLPPSPRGYGSPHHTPPYGPRPGPYGGGLSPRGPGFQGRFGSPSPGAQTPRRPQSVSPRYPAPYGGAAAAGAPLHLPSQHKRSPGGFQRHFQGSPRTSTPFGTAHGREKRVSNDVENYYRPSMLEDPWAGLEPVSVTDINQQYSSEQTTCTGKKGRYFS; translated from the exons ATGTACCGGCCAGGGTTCCGCGCGCCCACACCTCCCTACGCGGGCGGTGGCTTCCGGAGCCCCCCCTCCGGTGGAGGGCCCCTGCCGCCCTCCCCGCGGGGCTACGGGAGCCCCCACCACACGCCGCCCTACGGGCCCCGGCCTGGCCCGTACGGCGGCGGCCTCTCGCCCCGCGGGCCCGGGTTCCAGGGGCGCTTCGGGAGCCCCTCGCCGGGGGCGCAGACACCGCGCAGGCCGCAGAGCGTCAGCCCCCGGTACCCGGCTCCCTAcggcggcgcggccgcggccggggCGCCCCTGCACCTGCCGTCGCAGCACAAGCGCTCGCCCGGGGGCTTCCAGAGGCACTTCCAG GGATCACCCAGGACATCTACTCCATTTGGTACAGCGCAtggcagagagaaaagagtGTCTAATGATGTGGAAAACTATTACAGACCTTCAATGCTTGAGGACCCATGGGCTGGCCTAGAGCCAGTTTCTGTTACAGACATAAACCAGCAATACAGCAGTGAGCAAACAACATGTACTGGTAAAAAAGGGAGGTATTTCAGCTAA